A window of Longispora fulva contains these coding sequences:
- a CDS encoding NAD-dependent epimerase/dehydratase family protein, producing the protein MAKIDAVVTGAGGFIGGHLTKALLAEGKTVRAVDIKPLNEWYQRLDTAEEVVADVSLLGEARSVLDGGAGEVFNLAADMGGMGFIENNKAACMLSVLTSTHVLMAAKEAGVDRFFYSSSACVYAADKQTDADIVALKEEDAYPAMPEDGYGWEKLFSERLARHFREDYGIATRIARFHNIYGPNGTWDGGREKAPAAACRKVAHAVLTGNHEIEIWGDGLQTRSFTYVDDCVDGILRVTRGDFDEPINVGSSEVVTINQLYALVADIAGVEISYKHVPGALGVRGRNSDNTLILKEFGWEPSTRLRDGIARTYAWILEQAKAKAAGLAYTN; encoded by the coding sequence ATGGCGAAGATCGACGCGGTAGTCACCGGGGCCGGCGGGTTCATCGGCGGACACCTCACCAAGGCACTCCTGGCGGAGGGCAAGACCGTCCGGGCCGTGGACATCAAACCGCTCAACGAGTGGTACCAGCGGCTCGACACCGCCGAGGAGGTCGTCGCCGACGTCTCCCTGCTGGGCGAGGCCCGCTCGGTGCTCGACGGCGGGGCCGGCGAGGTCTTCAACCTGGCCGCCGACATGGGCGGCATGGGCTTCATCGAGAACAACAAGGCCGCCTGCATGCTGTCGGTGCTGACCAGCACCCACGTGCTGATGGCCGCCAAGGAGGCCGGCGTCGACCGGTTCTTCTACTCCTCCTCGGCCTGCGTCTACGCCGCCGACAAGCAGACCGACGCCGACATCGTCGCGCTGAAGGAGGAGGACGCCTACCCGGCGATGCCCGAGGACGGGTACGGCTGGGAGAAGCTGTTCTCCGAGCGCCTCGCCCGGCACTTCCGCGAGGACTACGGCATCGCCACCCGGATCGCCCGCTTCCACAACATCTACGGCCCCAACGGCACCTGGGACGGCGGCCGCGAGAAGGCCCCCGCCGCCGCGTGCCGCAAGGTCGCGCACGCCGTGCTGACCGGCAACCACGAGATCGAGATCTGGGGCGACGGCCTGCAGACCCGCTCCTTCACGTACGTGGACGACTGCGTCGACGGCATCCTCCGGGTCACCCGGGGCGACTTCGACGAGCCGATCAACGTGGGCTCCTCCGAGGTCGTCACGATCAACCAGCTGTACGCGCTGGTGGCCGACATCGCCGGCGTCGAGATCAGCTACAAGCACGTCCCCGGCGCGCTCGGCGTCCGTGGCCGCAACAGCGACAACACGCTGATCCTCAAGGAGTTCGGCTGGGAGCCCTCGACGCGGCTGCGCGACGGCATCGCCCGGACGTACGCGTGGATCCTCGAGCAGGCCAAGGCCAAGGCCGCCGGTCTGGCGTACACCAACTGA
- a CDS encoding WecB/TagA/CpsF family glycosyltransferase codes for MGDIQRVDVLGVGVSAVNMDMAVEEVTRWVDHRERHYVCVTGVHGVMESQRDPDLLRIHNESGLTTPDGMPMVWAGHQAGADWMTRVYGPDLMLRVLELAAERGWGSYLYGGNDGVPELLAAKLQERFPGLKIVGMHSPPFRPLTTEEDEAIVREINSSGAELVWVGLSTPKQERWMSAHVGRLDAPALFGVGAAFDFHAGLVPQAPAWIQKRGLEWAFRLTKEPKRLWRRYFRNNPAYLWQTRRRKPFLR; via the coding sequence ATGGGCGACATCCAGCGGGTCGACGTCCTCGGCGTGGGCGTGTCCGCCGTCAACATGGACATGGCCGTCGAGGAGGTCACCCGCTGGGTGGACCACCGCGAGCGGCACTACGTGTGCGTCACCGGCGTGCACGGCGTGATGGAGTCCCAGCGCGACCCCGACCTGCTGCGGATCCACAACGAGTCGGGCCTGACCACCCCGGACGGCATGCCCATGGTGTGGGCCGGCCACCAGGCGGGCGCCGACTGGATGACCCGGGTCTATGGCCCCGACCTCATGCTCCGGGTCCTGGAGTTGGCCGCCGAGCGCGGCTGGGGCTCCTACCTCTACGGCGGCAACGACGGCGTGCCCGAGCTGCTCGCCGCCAAGCTCCAGGAGCGGTTTCCCGGGCTGAAGATCGTCGGGATGCACTCCCCGCCGTTCCGGCCGCTGACGACCGAGGAGGACGAGGCGATCGTCCGCGAGATCAACTCGTCCGGGGCCGAGCTGGTGTGGGTCGGGCTGTCCACGCCCAAGCAGGAGCGCTGGATGTCCGCGCACGTCGGGCGGCTCGACGCGCCGGCGCTGTTCGGGGTGGGGGCGGCGTTCGACTTCCACGCCGGGCTCGTGCCGCAGGCGCCGGCCTGGATCCAGAAGCGCGGCCTGGAGTGGGCGTTCCGGCTCACCAAGGAGCCCAAGCGCCTCTGGCGGCGGTACTTCCGCAACAACCCGGCCTACCTGTGGCAGACCCGCCGCCGGAAGCCGTTCCTGCGCTAA